Proteins encoded by one window of Marixanthomonas sp. SCSIO 43207:
- a CDS encoding GDCCVxC domain-containing (seleno)protein → MQPILKSEITCPNCGHKKVEEMPTNACQFFYECKNCKTVLKPKEGDCCVYCSYGTVPCPPIQNNKNCC, encoded by the coding sequence ATGCAACCTATATTAAAATCAGAAATCACTTGTCCAAACTGCGGACATAAAAAAGTGGAAGAAATGCCAACAAATGCTTGTCAATTCTTTTATGAGTGTAAAAATTGCAAAACGGTTTTGAAACCAAAGGAAGGCGATTGTTGTGTTTATTGTTCTTATGGAACTGTCCCTTGTCCGCCAATTCAGAATAATAAAAATTGTTGTTAA
- a CDS encoding heavy metal translocating P-type ATPase: protein MKHTYHIHGMTCNGCRSHVEETLSKVEGVLKATVNLEKAEATIEMESHIPIEKFQEALKKDGGTYSIHKQGEHHQHSEAKKEKQPKGTGTFYCPMHCEGDKTYDKPGDCPVCGMDLVEEQNLSATSKEQWTCPMHPEIVKEEAGSCPICGMDLVPMEADSSAEEKTYKKLLKKFWIATAFTLPIFLMAMSEMLNNNPLYDIMEQKYWNWIQFALSIPVVFYATWMFFERAYRSIKTWNLNMFTLIGIGAGVAWSFSVFGMFFPDVFPSQFKTESGAVHVYFEAATVILTLVLLGQLLEARAHSKTNSAVKELLKLAPNKAIKIVDGEEVEVSIDEIELNDILKVKPGDKIPVDGVITEGETTIDESMITGEPIPVNKSQEDKVSSGTINGNQSFLMKAEKVGSDTLLSQIIHMVNDASRSRAPIQNLADKVSGYFVPVVVLISIITFIVWSIWGPEPVYVYAFVNAIAVLIIACPCALGLATPMSVMVGVGKGAQNGVLIKNAEALEKMDKVNTLIVDKTGTITEGKPTVETVGAFNDALSEKEVLQYIVSLNTNSEHPLAEATVKYGKEHNAEILKSEDFSAVTGKGVEAKIDGKNVALGNPKMMEYAKADITSKMKDEAKSYQEQGKTVSYLSIDETVVGYVVIGDKIKETSAKAIKALQDKGIDVIMLTGDNHNTAQAVASELNLADFKASMLPEDKLKEVEKLQKNGKVVAMAGDGINDAPALAKSDVGIAMGTGTDVAIESAMITLVKGDLHGIVKAKNLSNAVMKNIKQNLFFALIYNTLGVPIAAGVLFPFFGILLSPMIAALAMSFSSVSVIGNALRLRTIKV, encoded by the coding sequence ATGAAACATACATATCATATACACGGAATGACTTGCAACGGTTGTCGCAGTCACGTTGAAGAAACGCTCTCTAAAGTGGAAGGTGTTTTAAAAGCAACGGTCAATTTAGAAAAGGCTGAAGCTACCATCGAAATGGAATCGCATATTCCTATAGAAAAGTTTCAAGAAGCCTTAAAAAAGGATGGTGGTACATATAGCATTCATAAACAAGGTGAACACCATCAGCATTCAGAAGCTAAAAAGGAAAAGCAACCTAAAGGTACAGGCACATTTTATTGTCCTATGCATTGCGAAGGCGATAAAACTTATGATAAACCAGGCGATTGTCCTGTTTGCGGAATGGATTTGGTGGAAGAACAAAATCTATCAGCAACTTCAAAGGAACAATGGACGTGTCCGATGCATCCAGAAATTGTAAAAGAAGAAGCAGGTTCGTGTCCTATTTGTGGGATGGATTTAGTACCAATGGAAGCAGATAGTTCAGCAGAAGAAAAAACGTATAAAAAGCTATTAAAGAAATTTTGGATTGCCACAGCATTTACCTTGCCCATTTTCTTAATGGCTATGAGCGAAATGCTCAATAACAATCCGTTGTACGATATAATGGAACAGAAATATTGGAACTGGATTCAGTTTGCATTATCAATTCCAGTAGTGTTTTATGCCACTTGGATGTTCTTTGAGCGTGCTTATAGAAGCATAAAAACGTGGAATCTCAATATGTTTACACTTATTGGGATTGGTGCAGGTGTGGCGTGGTCGTTTAGTGTTTTTGGTATGTTCTTTCCAGACGTATTTCCAAGTCAATTTAAAACAGAATCAGGTGCAGTTCACGTCTATTTTGAAGCAGCAACTGTGATTTTAACGTTAGTGCTTTTAGGTCAATTGTTAGAAGCTCGTGCACATAGTAAAACCAATTCGGCAGTAAAAGAACTGTTGAAATTAGCACCTAATAAAGCCATAAAAATAGTAGATGGTGAAGAAGTTGAAGTCAGTATTGACGAGATAGAACTTAATGATATTCTAAAAGTGAAACCAGGCGATAAAATTCCTGTCGATGGTGTGATAACTGAAGGCGAAACAACTATTGATGAATCTATGATTACAGGCGAACCTATTCCTGTAAACAAATCTCAAGAAGATAAAGTAAGTAGCGGAACCATTAACGGGAATCAATCCTTTTTAATGAAAGCAGAAAAGGTAGGAAGTGACACTTTATTATCACAAATCATTCATATGGTTAATGATGCGAGTAGAAGTCGTGCACCTATTCAAAATTTAGCAGATAAAGTTTCAGGCTATTTTGTGCCAGTTGTAGTTCTTATTTCTATTATCACATTTATTGTATGGTCTATTTGGGGACCAGAACCAGTTTATGTGTATGCGTTTGTCAATGCAATTGCAGTACTAATCATTGCTTGTCCTTGTGCTTTAGGTTTAGCAACACCAATGTCTGTAATGGTTGGTGTGGGTAAAGGTGCTCAAAATGGTGTATTGATTAAAAATGCTGAAGCTCTTGAAAAAATGGATAAGGTAAATACGCTTATCGTTGACAAGACAGGAACAATTACCGAAGGAAAACCAACAGTTGAAACCGTTGGAGCTTTTAATGATGCTTTAAGCGAAAAAGAAGTGTTACAATACATCGTGTCATTAAATACAAATAGCGAACATCCTTTGGCAGAAGCGACAGTTAAATATGGCAAAGAACACAACGCAGAAATTTTAAAGTCCGAAGATTTTAGTGCTGTTACAGGAAAAGGTGTTGAAGCTAAAATTGATGGAAAAAATGTAGCATTAGGTAATCCTAAAATGATGGAATATGCTAAAGCGGATATTACTTCTAAAATGAAAGACGAAGCTAAATCTTACCAAGAACAGGGTAAAACAGTTTCTTATTTGTCAATAGATGAAACCGTAGTTGGATATGTAGTTATAGGCGATAAAATAAAAGAAACAAGTGCTAAAGCCATTAAAGCACTTCAAGATAAAGGGATAGATGTAATAATGCTAACAGGTGATAATCACAATACAGCACAAGCAGTAGCATCAGAACTAAATCTTGCAGATTTTAAAGCCAGTATGCTACCAGAAGACAAACTCAAAGAAGTAGAGAAACTACAAAAAAATGGAAAAGTAGTTGCTATGGCAGGTGATGGCATTAATGATGCACCAGCATTGGCAAAAAGTGATGTAGGTATTGCAATGGGTACGGGAACAGATGTAGCGATAGAAAGTGCTATGATAACACTCGTAAAAGGCGATTTACACGGTATTGTAAAAGCAAAAAATTTAAGTAATGCTGTAATGAAGAACATTAAGCAGAACCTATTTTTTGCACTTATTTATAACACTTTAGGTGTGCCTATTGCAGCAGGAGTTTTGTTTCCATTCTTTGGAATATTGCTCTCGCCAATGATAGCAGCTTTAGCAATGAGTTTTAGCTCTGTTTCAGTTATTGGAAATGCACTACGATTAAGAACAATTAAAGTTTAA
- a CDS encoding heavy metal translocating P-type ATPase, which yields MKKKKINLRDLEPKKQQGEHSHDDGHNHSSPEEISNFRTYLPAIFSFVMLIAGIAIDYFDAFPFFKGWIRVVWYTVAYIPVGFPVIREGWKSLIKGDVFTEFFLMSIATIGAFIIGEYPEGVAVMLFYAVGELFQNAAVNRAKGNIKALLDVRPKEANVFRDGDYVSVSPEAVNIGEKIQIRVGEKIPLDGILLSEKASLNTAALTGESKPDSIQKEAKVYAGSINLESVIEVEVTNKFEDSSIARILDLVQNATARKSKTELFIRQFARIYTPIVVFLAIGVTFIPYFFVDDYVFRDWLYRALIFLVISCPCALVISIPLGYFGGLGAASKNGILFKGASFLDAMTKINTLVMDKTGTVTKGVFKIKEVKAIGWNETEFMQYLMALEEQSTHPIAKAILEYKAEGEDFEAQDVSEIAGKGLKGVVNGKTVLVGNKALMTANNINVPSETESIVESIVLVAIDNQFAGYVVIADELKEDAKETITALHKVGIKNIMMLSGDKDSITQQVAKELNIENAKGGLLPEDKLNEVEILKKNPENKIAFIGDGINDAPVLAASNVGIAMGGLGSDVAIETADVIIQTDQPSKVVRAIKISRSTRKIVWQNIILAFGVKVIVLILGAGGLATMWEAVFADVGVALLAILNAVRLQKMKWD from the coding sequence ATGAAAAAGAAAAAAATAAACTTACGTGACTTAGAACCAAAAAAACAACAAGGCGAGCACAGTCACGACGATGGCCATAACCATAGCAGCCCTGAAGAAATTTCAAATTTTAGAACCTATCTACCGGCTATTTTCAGCTTTGTGATGTTGATAGCCGGAATCGCTATTGATTACTTTGATGCGTTTCCTTTCTTCAAAGGATGGATTCGCGTAGTATGGTACACGGTAGCCTATATCCCTGTAGGTTTTCCGGTGATAAGAGAAGGATGGAAAAGTCTTATAAAAGGCGATGTTTTTACCGAGTTCTTTTTAATGTCTATTGCCACCATTGGTGCGTTTATCATTGGTGAATATCCTGAAGGTGTGGCAGTAATGCTATTTTATGCAGTAGGAGAATTATTTCAAAACGCAGCAGTTAATAGAGCAAAAGGAAATATTAAAGCCTTATTAGATGTTCGACCAAAAGAAGCCAATGTATTTCGTGATGGTGATTATGTTAGTGTGTCGCCAGAAGCTGTAAATATTGGTGAAAAAATACAAATTCGAGTAGGTGAGAAAATACCGTTAGATGGGATTTTATTATCCGAAAAAGCATCTCTAAACACCGCAGCGTTAACAGGCGAGAGCAAACCAGATTCCATTCAGAAAGAAGCAAAGGTTTACGCAGGTAGTATCAATTTAGAAAGCGTTATTGAAGTTGAGGTAACTAATAAGTTTGAAGACAGTTCTATTGCGAGAATATTAGATTTGGTTCAAAATGCTACAGCTCGTAAGTCTAAAACAGAACTATTTATTAGACAGTTTGCTCGTATCTACACACCAATTGTTGTGTTTTTAGCTATTGGTGTTACTTTTATACCTTACTTTTTTGTAGATGATTATGTGTTTAGAGATTGGTTATACAGAGCATTAATTTTCTTGGTAATATCTTGTCCTTGTGCCTTAGTGATTTCAATTCCATTAGGATATTTCGGTGGATTGGGAGCAGCTTCAAAAAATGGAATATTATTTAAAGGTGCTTCATTTTTAGATGCTATGACCAAAATAAATACTTTGGTAATGGACAAAACAGGAACCGTTACCAAAGGTGTTTTTAAAATCAAAGAAGTAAAAGCAATTGGTTGGAATGAAACCGAATTTATGCAATACTTAATGGCGTTGGAAGAACAATCCACGCATCCAATTGCTAAAGCCATTTTAGAGTACAAAGCTGAAGGAGAAGATTTTGAAGCACAAGACGTTTCTGAAATTGCAGGTAAAGGTTTAAAAGGCGTTGTTAATGGTAAAACAGTTTTAGTAGGAAATAAAGCCTTAATGACTGCGAATAATATAAATGTTCCATCTGAAACGGAATCTATTGTAGAATCGATAGTATTAGTTGCAATCGATAATCAATTTGCAGGTTATGTAGTCATAGCAGATGAATTAAAGGAAGATGCAAAAGAAACTATTACAGCATTACACAAAGTAGGCATTAAAAATATTATGATGCTTTCCGGTGATAAAGATTCCATCACGCAACAAGTCGCTAAAGAGTTGAATATCGAAAATGCTAAAGGTGGTTTACTTCCAGAAGATAAATTAAACGAAGTTGAAATTTTAAAGAAAAATCCTGAAAACAAAATAGCCTTTATAGGTGATGGTATTAACGATGCACCTGTTTTAGCAGCAAGTAACGTTGGTATTGCAATGGGTGGTTTAGGTAGTGATGTAGCTATTGAAACAGCAGACGTTATCATTCAAACCGACCAGCCTTCAAAAGTAGTTAGAGCCATTAAAATAAGTCGTTCTACAAGAAAAATTGTTTGGCAAAATATCATTTTAGCGTTTGGAGTTAAAGTTATTGTCTTGATATTAGGAGCAGGTGGTTTAGCCACAATGTGGGAAGCTGTTTTTGCAGATGTAGGAGTAGCATTATTAGCAATTTTAAATGCAGTTCGATTGCAGAAAATGAAATGGGATTAA
- the merTP gene encoding mercuric transport protein MerTP produces MKNNSKLIGTGMLTAITASLCCITPVLALIAGTSGIASAFSWIEPFRPYLIGLTVFVLGFAWYQKLKPQKEIDCECETDEKPKFIQSKRFLGIVTVFAIVMLAFPYYSGIFYTNTEKQITVVYKSDIKTTEFKIDGMTCASCEAHVNHEVNKLNGIVNSKASYEKGNAIIEFDKTKTNELEIEKAINSTGYKVTDKK; encoded by the coding sequence ATGAAAAATAATAGTAAACTAATTGGCACAGGAATGTTAACTGCTATAACTGCTTCTCTATGTTGTATTACCCCTGTTTTAGCTCTTATTGCAGGAACAAGTGGAATTGCTTCAGCATTTTCTTGGATAGAACCCTTTAGACCTTATCTAATTGGGTTAACAGTTTTTGTATTAGGATTTGCTTGGTATCAAAAACTAAAACCTCAAAAAGAAATTGACTGTGAATGTGAAACGGACGAAAAACCAAAATTCATACAATCAAAGAGGTTTTTAGGAATTGTTACTGTATTTGCAATTGTAATGTTGGCTTTCCCATACTATTCAGGAATTTTTTACACAAATACAGAAAAACAAATAACCGTAGTTTATAAATCAGACATTAAAACAACTGAATTTAAAATCGACGGAATGACCTGCGCCAGTTGCGAAGCACACGTAAACCACGAAGTTAATAAACTCAACGGTATTGTAAACTCAAAAGCATCCTACGAAAAAGGTAACGCTATCATTGAATTTGACAAAACCAAAACCAATGAATTAGAGATTGAGAAAGCAATTAATTCTACAGGTTATAAAGTAACTGATAAAAAATAA
- a CDS encoding TolC family protein, giving the protein MKHIKSHIKSVIFLCFLIFVLKGNAQQLDVLINEALNNNPEIQKFELQYKRVSEKVNEVNTVPNTEFGVGYFVSEPETRTGAQRFKVSAKQMLPWFGNISARENYVSSLADVKYEDIVIAKRKLMSSVSQSYYRLYANKAKQKVLTENINLLETYETMALTSVEVGKASAVDVLRLQMRQNEMQQLKEVLQQQFLAEQTNFNNLLNRNNDVTVNVIDSLMIPSEDFDITFEKLALHPELLKYDKLYQSIEQSELLNQKESSPMIGFGLDYINVSKRPNMDFTDNGKDIVMPMVSVSIPIFNKKYKSQTKQNELQQQEITAQKQERLNALETLLDKAINERISARISYATQTKNLQQAKDAEDILIKSYETGTIDFNDVLDIQELQLKFQINQIESIKTYYVQSTIINYLIQ; this is encoded by the coding sequence ATGAAACATATAAAATCACACATAAAGTCAGTCATTTTTCTTTGTTTTTTAATCTTTGTTCTCAAAGGAAATGCGCAACAATTAGATGTGCTCATTAATGAAGCATTAAATAACAACCCTGAAATTCAAAAATTTGAATTGCAATACAAAAGGGTTTCAGAAAAAGTAAATGAAGTAAATACGGTTCCTAATACAGAATTTGGAGTTGGTTATTTTGTAAGTGAACCAGAAACTCGAACAGGTGCTCAACGCTTTAAGGTGTCTGCAAAACAAATGTTACCGTGGTTTGGTAATATTTCGGCAAGAGAAAATTATGTGAGTTCGTTAGCAGATGTTAAGTATGAAGATATTGTAATTGCGAAGCGAAAACTAATGTCTTCAGTTTCACAATCTTATTATAGACTATATGCTAATAAAGCAAAACAAAAGGTATTAACAGAGAATATCAATCTGTTAGAAACATATGAAACAATGGCTTTGACTTCTGTTGAGGTTGGTAAAGCATCCGCAGTAGACGTGTTGCGATTGCAAATGCGTCAAAACGAAATGCAACAATTAAAAGAGGTGTTGCAACAACAATTTTTAGCAGAACAAACTAACTTCAATAATCTATTGAATAGAAATAATGATGTTACCGTGAATGTGATAGATAGTTTAATGATACCTTCAGAAGACTTTGATATTACTTTTGAAAAATTAGCATTACATCCTGAATTACTAAAATATGATAAACTCTATCAATCCATAGAGCAATCTGAATTATTGAATCAAAAAGAAAGCAGTCCTATGATTGGTTTTGGATTAGATTATATCAATGTTTCCAAAAGACCAAATATGGATTTTACTGATAACGGTAAGGATATTGTAATGCCAATGGTTTCGGTATCTATCCCAATTTTCAATAAGAAATATAAATCCCAAACCAAACAAAATGAGTTGCAACAACAGGAAATTACGGCTCAAAAACAGGAACGTTTAAATGCATTGGAAACGCTTTTAGACAAAGCGATTAACGAACGCATTTCTGCAAGAATAAGTTATGCTACCCAAACCAAAAACCTACAGCAAGCCAAAGATGCAGAAGACATTTTAATCAAAAGCTATGAAACAGGAACGATTGATTTTAATGATGTTTTAGATATTCAAGAACTACAATTAAAGTTTCAAATCAATCAAATAGAGTCTATTAAGACCTACTATGTGCAAAGCACAATTATTAATTATTTAATTCAGTAA
- a CDS encoding efflux RND transporter permease subunit produces MLNKSIKFLIENKLVAVLLLVLFIGWGTVNAPFNWDTGFLPSNPVAVDAIPDIGENQQIVFTKWDGRSPQDIEDQITYPLTTSLLGIPGVKTIRSSSMFGFSSIYIIFEEDIEFYWSRSRILEKLNSLPSGLLPEGVNPALGPDATGLGQIFWYTLEGRDENGNVTGGWDLHELRSIQDYYVKYALSSASGVSEVASIGGYVQEYQVDVNPELMRQYNIGLHHIVKAVKESNKDIGAQTLEINQAEYLVRGLGYVKSIADIENAVVDSENFTSIKIKDIGKVSLGPATRRGLLDKEGAEVVGAVVVARYGANPMEVINNVKEKINELSAGLPSKVLADGRTSQVTIVPFYDRTELIQETLGTLNEALTLEILITILVIIIMVFNLRASVLISGLLPVAVLMVFIAMKLFGVDANIVALSGIAIAIGTMVDVGVILSENIIRHLDENENVIPTEQGTSDEESHKKLPINTVVYNATAEVSGAIVTAVMTTIISFIPVFTMIGAEGKLFRPLAFTKTFALTASIIVALFLIPPFAAFLFRKKSIKTHFKYALNGVLIVLGIIAIIYGYWLGLILIAFGITALLSTQNKITEKQSNLINIIICTTAIVFLLAEYWRPLGVDKSIFWNLIFVGVICFGLLGVFSLFIRYYTRILRWCLDNKLLFLSIPTAIVIAGFFIMKNTGKEFMPSLNEGSFLLMPTSMPHSGVEENKRVLQQLDMAVASIPEIETVVGKAGRTESALDPAPLSMYENIIQYKPEYMLNENGVRQRYKVNDDGEYVLKNGMSLRAEQREAWQSLKAKEQLIPDNNGEFYRNWRPEIQSPDDIWNEIVKVTKLPGVTSAPKLQPIETRLVMLQTGMRAPMGIKIKGQDLKQIEAFGMRLEDILKQAEGVKDEAVFADRIVGKPYLLIDIDREKIARYGVTIEEVQNVLKVAVGGMVLTQTVEGRERYGVRVRYPRELRANPTDLKQIYVPVEKGSPVPLSELATIKYEQGPQVIKSEDTFLVGYVLFDKMDGFAEVNVVENAQTLIQEKIDSGELVVPKGINYQFTGTYENQLRAEKTLSVVVPLALAIIFLILYFQFRSVGTSLMVFTGIAVAFAGGFVMIWLYGQDWFLNFNVFGENLRDLFQMHPINLSVAVWVGFIALFGIATDDGVVMATYLTQTFDRNTPENKKEIRASVVEAGEKRIRPCLMTTATTILALLPVLTSTGRGSDIMIPMAIPSFGGMLIALITLFVVPVLYSWKAEVKLKRTV; encoded by the coding sequence ATGCTAAATAAAAGCATCAAATTTTTAATAGAAAACAAACTCGTTGCAGTTTTACTACTTGTCCTTTTTATTGGATGGGGAACTGTTAATGCACCTTTTAATTGGGATACAGGATTTTTGCCAAGTAACCCTGTAGCAGTAGATGCTATTCCCGATATAGGTGAAAATCAACAAATCGTATTTACCAAGTGGGATGGTCGTTCCCCACAAGATATAGAAGACCAAATAACCTATCCATTAACCACATCATTATTGGGTATTCCTGGAGTGAAAACCATTCGTAGTTCCTCTATGTTTGGGTTTTCAAGCATCTATATCATTTTTGAAGAGGATATAGAATTTTACTGGAGCAGAAGTCGTATTCTCGAAAAACTTAATTCCTTACCAAGTGGTTTATTACCCGAAGGTGTTAATCCAGCGTTAGGTCCAGATGCCACAGGATTAGGACAAATATTTTGGTACACACTTGAAGGTCGTGATGAGAACGGTAATGTAACAGGTGGTTGGGATTTACACGAATTACGTAGTATTCAAGATTACTATGTTAAATATGCCTTGTCCTCTGCAAGCGGTGTTTCTGAAGTTGCATCAATTGGTGGTTATGTTCAAGAGTACCAAGTGGATGTAAACCCAGAACTAATGCGTCAATATAACATTGGGTTACATCATATTGTTAAAGCTGTAAAAGAAAGTAATAAGGATATTGGCGCACAAACCTTGGAAATTAACCAAGCTGAATATTTAGTTCGTGGTTTGGGGTATGTAAAATCCATTGCAGATATTGAAAATGCTGTAGTTGATTCTGAAAATTTCACTTCAATAAAAATTAAAGACATTGGAAAAGTTTCATTAGGTCCAGCAACAAGACGAGGTTTATTGGATAAAGAAGGTGCTGAAGTTGTTGGTGCTGTTGTGGTGGCTCGTTATGGAGCAAACCCAATGGAAGTCATTAATAACGTAAAGGAAAAAATTAATGAATTAAGTGCAGGATTACCTTCAAAAGTTTTGGCAGATGGAAGAACATCACAAGTTACCATAGTGCCTTTTTATGACAGAACAGAATTGATACAAGAAACTTTAGGTACACTCAATGAAGCCTTAACTCTTGAAATATTGATTACCATTTTGGTTATAATCATTATGGTGTTTAATCTTCGAGCTTCTGTCTTGATTTCAGGATTATTACCAGTTGCAGTCTTAATGGTATTTATTGCGATGAAACTCTTTGGCGTCGATGCTAATATTGTCGCATTATCTGGTATTGCAATTGCTATCGGAACAATGGTCGATGTTGGTGTCATACTATCAGAAAACATTATAAGGCATTTGGATGAAAACGAAAATGTCATTCCGACAGAGCAAGGAACGAGCGACGAGGAATCTCATAAAAAGTTACCCATAAACACGGTAGTTTACAACGCAACAGCCGAAGTATCTGGTGCAATCGTAACCGCAGTTATGACAACTATTATCAGTTTCATTCCTGTATTTACAATGATTGGCGCTGAAGGTAAATTGTTCAGACCATTAGCATTCACAAAAACCTTTGCATTAACAGCTTCAATAATTGTAGCATTGTTTTTAATTCCACCTTTTGCAGCGTTTTTATTCAGAAAGAAAAGCATAAAAACGCATTTTAAATATGCTTTAAATGGCGTTTTAATAGTATTAGGGATAATAGCAATAATCTATGGTTATTGGTTAGGATTAATATTGATAGCTTTTGGTATCACAGCATTGTTAAGTACTCAAAATAAAATAACAGAAAAACAATCCAACTTAATTAATATCATAATATGTACAACTGCAATAGTATTTCTGTTAGCGGAATATTGGAGACCTTTAGGAGTTGATAAAAGTATCTTCTGGAATCTCATCTTTGTTGGTGTCATTTGCTTTGGCTTATTGGGTGTTTTCTCATTGTTTATCAGGTATTATACTCGAATTTTAAGATGGTGTTTAGATAATAAATTACTATTTCTTTCAATTCCAACTGCAATTGTCATTGCAGGTTTTTTCATTATGAAAAATACAGGCAAAGAGTTTATGCCCTCATTAAATGAAGGCTCATTTCTACTAATGCCAACCTCGATGCCTCATTCTGGCGTAGAAGAAAACAAACGTGTCTTACAGCAATTAGATATGGCAGTAGCCAGTATTCCAGAGATTGAAACCGTAGTTGGTAAAGCAGGTAGAACAGAATCAGCGTTAGACCCAGCACCTTTGTCGATGTATGAAAATATCATTCAGTATAAACCAGAATATATGCTGAATGAAAACGGAGTACGCCAACGCTATAAAGTCAATGATGATGGTGAATATGTGTTAAAAAACGGAATGTCATTGCGAGCGGAACAGCGTGAAGCGTGGCAATCTCTTAAAGCAAAAGAACAACTCATTCCAGACAATAATGGCGAGTTCTACCGTAATTGGCGACCAGAAATACAGTCACCGGACGATATTTGGAATGAAATTGTAAAAGTGACCAAATTACCAGGCGTAACGTCTGCACCAAAGCTACAACCTATTGAAACCCGATTGGTAATGTTGCAAACAGGAATGCGAGCACCAATGGGTATTAAAATAAAAGGGCAAGATTTAAAGCAGATTGAAGCGTTTGGAATGCGATTAGAAGATATTTTAAAACAAGCTGAAGGTGTAAAAGATGAAGCTGTTTTTGCAGACCGTATTGTAGGTAAACCCTATTTGTTAATTGATATTGATAGAGAGAAAATTGCTCGTTATGGCGTAACCATTGAGGAAGTTCAAAATGTTTTGAAAGTGGCTGTTGGTGGTATGGTATTAACACAGACAGTAGAAGGTCGTGAGCGTTATGGTGTTAGAGTTCGTTACCCAAGAGAATTAAGAGCAAATCCAACCGATTTAAAACAAATCTATGTGCCTGTTGAAAAAGGAAGCCCTGTTCCGTTAAGTGAATTGGCGACTATAAAATATGAACAAGGTCCACAAGTAATTAAAAGTGAAGACACTTTTTTAGTTGGCTATGTGTTATTTGATAAAATGGATGGTTTTGCAGAAGTCAATGTGGTAGAAAATGCACAAACCTTAATTCAAGAAAAGATAGATAGTGGCGAATTGGTAGTCCCAAAAGGTATCAACTACCAATTTACGGGAACGTATGAAAACCAATTAAGAGCAGAAAAAACCTTGTCGGTTGTTGTGCCTTTAGCGTTGGCAATCATTTTCTTAATTCTGTATTTCCAATTTCGTTCAGTAGGGACATCACTAATGGTATTCACAGGTATTGCAGTTGCTTTTGCTGGTGGTTTTGTAATGATATGGCTCTATGGTCAAGATTGGTTCTTAAACTTCAATGTCTTTGGTGAAAATCTGCGCGATTTATTTCAAATGCACCCCATTAATTTAAGTGTAGCGGTTTGGGTTGGGTTTATTGCACTATTTGGTATCGCAACCGATGATGGAGTTGTAATGGCAACTTATTTAACACAAACATTTGATAGAAATACACCAGAAAATAAAAAAGAAATCAGAGCATCAGTAGTAGAAGCAGGAGAAAAACGTATTAGACCTTGTTTAATGACAACTGCTACTACCATATTGGCATTATTACCAGTATTAACATCTACAGGAAGAGGTAGTGATATTATGATACCTATGGCAATACCAAGTTTTGGTGGAATGTTAATCGCTTTAATAACACTATTTGTAGTCCCTGTTTTATATAGTTGGAAAGCAGAAGTTAAACTTAAAAGAACAGTATAA
- a CDS encoding DUF305 domain-containing protein, protein MENSKEHSNKGNYKTFFIMLACSFVAMYITMYLNTYAIDHVWFSLTRFYMTCLGISAMAVIMWFFMRKMYNDRKKNIAILAGSFILFVGALGLVRTQAPIIGDVLWMKAMIPHHSIAILTSERADIQDPEVKKLAEDIIKAQRKEIEEMKAMIKRLENEK, encoded by the coding sequence ATGGAAAATTCAAAAGAACACTCAAACAAAGGAAATTACAAAACCTTCTTTATAATGTTGGCTTGCTCATTTGTAGCAATGTACATCACAATGTATCTAAACACCTATGCAATAGACCACGTGTGGTTTAGCTTAACCCGATTTTATATGACCTGTTTAGGTATTTCAGCAATGGCAGTAATAATGTGGTTTTTTATGCGAAAAATGTATAATGATAGAAAGAAAAACATAGCCATACTTGCAGGTAGTTTTATCCTGTTTGTAGGTGCATTAGGATTAGTAAGAACACAAGCACCAATCATTGGTGACGTACTATGGATGAAAGCAATGATACCACATCATTCTATCGCTATTTTAACAAGTGAAAGAGCAGATATTCAAGACCCAGAAGTTAAAAAATTAGCAGAAGACATTATAAAAGCACAACGTAAAGAAATAGAAGAAATGAAAGCAATGATAAAACGATTAGAGAATGAAAAATAA